A region from the Gemmatimonadota bacterium genome encodes:
- the pgm gene encoding phosphoglucomutase (alpha-D-glucose-1,6-bisphosphate-dependent), giving the protein MSHDPLAGQPVPLDRLPDIPRLVSSYYVERPDPADRRERVTFGTSGHRGSSLKRSFNEAHILAVAQAVAEYRAGAGIVGPLFLGMDTHALSEPAMVTALEVLAANGVDVVIQSGRGYTPTPVISHAILTHNAKHRDDRADGVVITPSHNPPDDGGFKYNPPSGGPADTDITSVIEKRANELLEGGLQDVRRWTLRRALASDRVHEHDYVTPYVADLAHVVDLEAVAAVGLRIGADPMGGAGLAFWDPIAERYGLDIEVVNRRIDPTFSFMRLDWDGKIRMDCSSPFAMAGLVALKDDYAIAFGNDTDFDRHGIVTPAGGLMNPNHYLAVAIDYLFRHRPGWRADAAIGKTLVSSSMIDRVARDLGRPLVEVPVGFKWFVDGLLDGSVAFGGEESAGASFVRSDGRAWSTDKDGIILDLLAAEITARTGKDPSEHYQALEARFGSPVYERTDAVASPEAKAVLKALSPEQVTAKELAGEPIVATLTRAPRNGAPLGGLKVVTENGWFAARPSGTEDVYKIYAESFLGREHLARIQEEAAGIVAAALADAGVARG; this is encoded by the coding sequence ATGTCGCATGACCCCCTCGCAGGCCAGCCCGTCCCCCTGGACCGCCTGCCCGACATTCCCCGCCTGGTCTCCAGCTACTACGTGGAGAGGCCCGACCCCGCCGACCGGAGGGAGCGGGTCACGTTCGGCACCTCGGGCCATCGCGGCAGCTCGCTCAAGCGTTCGTTCAACGAGGCGCACATCCTGGCGGTCGCCCAGGCGGTGGCGGAGTACCGCGCGGGCGCGGGGATCGTGGGGCCGCTGTTCCTGGGCATGGACACGCACGCGCTCTCCGAGCCGGCGATGGTGACTGCGCTGGAGGTGCTCGCCGCCAACGGCGTGGACGTGGTCATCCAGTCGGGCCGCGGATACACGCCGACGCCCGTGATCTCGCACGCCATCCTGACCCACAACGCCAAGCACCGAGATGATCGGGCCGATGGAGTGGTGATCACGCCCTCGCACAATCCTCCCGACGACGGCGGCTTCAAGTACAACCCGCCGAGCGGCGGCCCCGCGGACACGGACATCACTTCCGTGATCGAAAAGCGCGCCAATGAGCTGTTGGAGGGCGGGCTGCAGGACGTGCGTCGCTGGACGCTCAGGCGAGCACTCGCATCCGATCGGGTGCATGAGCACGACTACGTGACGCCGTACGTGGCAGACCTTGCCCACGTGGTGGATCTGGAGGCCGTCGCCGCCGTCGGACTTCGCATCGGAGCCGATCCGATGGGCGGGGCGGGGCTCGCCTTCTGGGATCCCATCGCGGAGCGCTACGGGCTGGACATCGAGGTCGTGAACCGCAGGATCGATCCCACGTTCTCCTTCATGCGGCTCGACTGGGACGGCAAGATCCGGATGGACTGCTCGTCCCCGTTCGCGATGGCCGGGTTGGTGGCGCTCAAGGACGACTACGCAATCGCCTTCGGCAACGACACCGATTTCGACCGTCACGGCATCGTCACGCCCGCGGGCGGGCTGATGAACCCCAACCACTACCTGGCGGTGGCCATCGACTACCTGTTCCGTCACCGACCGGGGTGGCGAGCGGACGCGGCCATCGGCAAGACCCTGGTCTCGAGCTCGATGATCGACCGTGTGGCTCGCGATCTGGGGCGCCCGTTGGTCGAGGTACCGGTGGGTTTCAAGTGGTTCGTGGACGGCCTGCTCGACGGCAGCGTGGCGTTCGGTGGCGAGGAGAGCGCGGGCGCGTCGTTCGTACGCAGCGACGGCCGGGCCTGGAGCACGGACAAGGACGGGATCATCCTGGACCTGCTGGCCGCCGAGATCACCGCGCGCACCGGCAAGGATCCGAGCGAGCACTACCAGGCGCTGGAAGCCCGCTTCGGAAGCCCGGTCTACGAGCGCACCGACGCGGTCGCCTCACCCGAGGCCAAGGCCGTGCTGAAGGCCCTCTCGCCCGAGCAGGTCACGGCCAAGGAGCTGGCGGGGGAGCCCATCGTGGCCACGCTCACCCGCGCTCCCAGGAACGGCGCTCCGCTGGGCGGCCTCAAAGTAGTGACCGAGAACGGGTGGTTCGCCGCGCGCCCTTCGGGCACCGAGGACGTATACAAGATCTATGCGGAGAGCTTCTTGGGGCGCGAGCATCTTGCGCGCATCCAAGAAGAGGCGGCCGGGATCGTCGCCGCGGCGTTGGCGGACGCGGGAGTGGCGCGCGGCTGA
- a CDS encoding M56 family metallopeptidase produces MTLDPLEHLGRISVGWFWGPLAVWTAGTGIALLLLGPHRTLQPLLAYRLRQGMLLALPLTVGLGPQLARLMPTPQLLPTWGTPRSTPSVALTPPALLPDAAPPATVDVFALILGAATVWVALLALRAGWRFLGRLNLLRRLGRLAVPVTDPGAIAILEWGRSELGVEQRVDLLEGPPGTIPMTFGWRRPRIVVCATLAQQPERLRMAVAHELIHVRRGDAAWAVIEGLIASLGVAHPLVPALAKAVDRHRESSCDAELVARGIAPPGPYARLLYELGAGSALPLPAPGLAARHSNLTHRLETMRRFANKPESRHLRPLSSAAGAVACLGLVVLSACSGIPGLRSSVSDEARDAAEEITSRLGPMADETREAALERLDVQMAYLRERVEGAAGRIDELERSNQRVAPHVYEEYQLLNQMYLQRLETYETLKMERETEIRLGRSSR; encoded by the coding sequence ATGACACTCGACCCGCTCGAGCACCTGGGGCGCATCAGCGTGGGTTGGTTCTGGGGCCCGTTGGCGGTGTGGACCGCAGGAACCGGAATTGCCCTCCTGCTGCTCGGTCCGCACCGCACCCTCCAGCCCCTGCTCGCCTACCGTTTGCGGCAGGGGATGTTGCTGGCGCTGCCGCTCACCGTCGGGCTGGGGCCGCAACTCGCGCGGCTCATGCCCACCCCGCAGCTGCTGCCAACGTGGGGGACGCCGCGCTCGACGCCGTCCGTCGCGCTGACACCGCCGGCCCTCCTTCCCGACGCGGCGCCCCCCGCGACGGTCGACGTGTTCGCTTTGATCCTGGGCGCCGCAACGGTGTGGGTGGCACTCCTGGCGCTGCGTGCTGGATGGCGGTTCCTGGGACGTCTGAACCTGCTGCGTAGGCTCGGTCGCCTCGCCGTGCCGGTCACCGACCCAGGGGCAATCGCCATCCTGGAGTGGGGGCGTTCCGAGCTTGGCGTCGAGCAACGGGTCGATTTGCTGGAGGGACCGCCCGGAACGATCCCCATGACCTTCGGATGGCGGCGCCCGAGGATCGTCGTCTGCGCCACACTGGCGCAGCAGCCGGAGCGCCTGCGCATGGCCGTAGCGCACGAGCTCATCCACGTCCGTCGCGGCGACGCCGCCTGGGCTGTCATCGAGGGCCTGATCGCATCGCTAGGCGTGGCCCATCCGCTGGTTCCCGCACTCGCCAAGGCGGTGGATCGTCATCGGGAAAGCTCGTGCGATGCGGAGCTGGTCGCCCGCGGCATCGCACCTCCCGGGCCCTATGCGCGGCTGCTCTACGAGCTGGGCGCAGGGAGCGCCCTTCCCCTTCCCGCCCCGGGGCTCGCTGCCCGGCACTCGAATCTCACACACCGGTTGGAGACCATGAGACGCTTCGCGAACAAACCCGAATCCCGACATCTGCGCCCACTCAGCAGCGCGGCAGGCGCAGTGGCCTGCCTCGGCCTCGTGGTCCTGTCCGCCTGCTCCGGGATCCCGGGCCTGCGGTCTAGTGTCAGCGACGAAGCCCGCGACGCCGCCGAGGAGATCACCTCGCGCTTGGGCCCCATGGCCGACGAGACTCGCGAAGCGGCCCTCGAGCGACTCGACGTCCAGATGGCCTACCTCCGCGAGCGCGTGGAGGGCGCGGCAGGTCGGATCGATGAACTCGAGCGCAGCAACCAGCGGGTGGCCCCTCACGTCTACGAGGAGTACCAGCTGCTGAACCAGATGTACCTGCAGCGGCTGGAGACCTACGAGACGCTGAAGATGGAACGAGAGACGGAGATCCGGCTGGGGCGCTCGTCGCGCTGA
- a CDS encoding nuclear transport factor 2 family protein encodes MREAIRGVLVMVGMGGLAACASAPSRAPQRGVIPAHVVIEAYAAAFNRHDPEAMREWLAEDVIWFQLENDGLTEVARGRDEIVGMAVQAFGDLDDLRMEVIPGAKVHEFVHAVEMDSWGAGADRVTATQLVTYQILGGRIARIWFFPSSVLPPELPRS; translated from the coding sequence ATGAGGGAAGCGATTCGGGGGGTACTCGTGATGGTGGGTATGGGCGGCTTGGCGGCCTGCGCCAGCGCGCCCTCCCGCGCCCCACAACGGGGAGTGATCCCGGCGCACGTCGTGATCGAAGCGTACGCGGCAGCCTTCAATCGCCATGACCCCGAGGCTATGCGGGAGTGGCTGGCCGAGGACGTGATCTGGTTCCAGCTGGAGAACGATGGGTTGACCGAGGTGGCCCGCGGCCGCGACGAGATCGTGGGCATGGCGGTCCAAGCGTTCGGTGACCTGGACGATCTCCGCATGGAGGTGATTCCGGGGGCAAAGGTCCACGAGTTCGTTCACGCGGTAGAGATGGATTCGTGGGGCGCCGGAGCCGATCGAGTCACCGCGACCCAGCTGGTGACCTATCAGATTCTGGGCGGGCGCATCGCGCGGATCTGGTTTTTTCCGTCGAGTGTCCTGCCGCCTGAGCTTCCTCGGAGCTGA
- a CDS encoding caspase family protein, translated as MGMVRQAPPPREPNNLHLITVAIDRTGLPFIGELNACKDDARRIAWKIEKDVPIRGALHAYLHDDEEATLDRITQSFEKVVAQARPDDVLVIFLAGYAVLKEGFRLLTHPGDQTWADVSEASEHALSLEKLHSWTSQIECQKQLFILDLCSEEGMQDVLISALSSQDPQLTALTRRNRVIISSEGVAYETAEGGVLTQILTGIDASLLDLFDPHQRKRVEFEILQRQQDFPVLQNPWFYSRIFYEKDYADLAARIRAVDTRGTTIPDQTQTPTANVGPEDCALVVAIDEFDAPGWDSLRNPIADGTRVEELLRKEYGYDTRFLPNATYDDLQGALIDYTEVRERKNLIVFIAGHGHFDSVIHDDGFIVLKDSKSLRDDRGLRSYFQFVALQKILDNLDFKHVLLILDVCFGGKFGYNARTGYTLTREQKEQLDRLAMTEKYRSSYASVDTQYFLDRQLMCGSRYFIASGIGSVKDGEQAHSPFARNVLEALETRGNKNVQQDDLLTFDELKMHCAKGVNMPVHGHFGSHQGGDFVLIPRAVKETLRRG; from the coding sequence ATGGGAATGGTGAGACAAGCACCCCCTCCAAGGGAGCCAAACAACCTCCACCTGATCACGGTCGCCATCGATCGCACTGGATTGCCCTTCATTGGCGAGCTGAACGCCTGCAAGGATGACGCGCGTCGGATCGCCTGGAAGATCGAGAAGGACGTTCCGATCAGAGGTGCCCTCCATGCCTACCTGCACGACGACGAGGAGGCCACTCTCGATCGGATCACCCAGAGCTTCGAGAAGGTCGTCGCACAGGCGCGACCGGATGACGTGTTGGTGATCTTCCTGGCAGGATACGCGGTGCTGAAGGAGGGATTCAGGCTCCTGACCCACCCTGGGGATCAGACGTGGGCGGATGTCTCCGAGGCCTCGGAACACGCCTTGTCCCTGGAGAAGCTTCACAGCTGGACCTCGCAGATCGAATGCCAGAAGCAGTTGTTCATTCTCGACCTCTGCTCGGAGGAGGGGATGCAGGACGTCCTGATCTCCGCGTTGTCGAGTCAAGACCCTCAGCTCACGGCCCTGACCCGTCGCAACCGCGTGATCATCTCCTCGGAAGGTGTAGCCTATGAAACCGCGGAAGGCGGTGTCTTGACCCAGATTCTGACGGGAATCGACGCCAGTCTTCTCGATCTGTTCGACCCCCATCAGAGAAAGCGGGTCGAGTTCGAGATCCTGCAACGACAACAGGACTTCCCGGTTCTCCAGAACCCGTGGTTCTATTCCCGCATCTTCTATGAGAAGGACTATGCGGACCTCGCCGCCCGGATCCGGGCGGTCGACACCCGCGGTACCACGATCCCGGACCAGACGCAAACTCCAACAGCGAACGTAGGGCCCGAGGACTGTGCGCTGGTCGTTGCCATCGACGAGTTCGATGCGCCCGGCTGGGACAGCTTGAGGAACCCGATCGCGGATGGAACAAGGGTCGAGGAGCTGCTGAGGAAGGAGTACGGCTATGACACACGGTTCTTGCCGAACGCCACCTACGATGACCTGCAAGGCGCTCTCATCGACTACACCGAGGTGCGCGAGAGAAAGAATCTGATCGTGTTCATTGCGGGCCATGGACACTTCGACAGCGTGATCCACGACGACGGGTTCATTGTACTGAAAGACTCCAAGAGCCTACGAGACGACAGAGGTTTGAGGTCCTATTTCCAGTTCGTCGCCTTGCAGAAGATTCTGGACAATCTGGATTTCAAACACGTTCTACTGATCCTGGACGTGTGCTTTGGTGGCAAGTTCGGATACAACGCTCGCACCGGCTACACCTTGACGCGGGAACAGAAGGAGCAGCTGGACCGGCTGGCGATGACCGAGAAATACAGAAGCAGCTACGCATCGGTGGACACGCAATACTTCCTCGACCGCCAGCTCATGTGTGGCTCGCGCTACTTCATCGCCTCGGGGATCGGGAGCGTCAAAGATGGGGAACAGGCGCATTCGCCCTTTGCCCGCAATGTCCTGGAGGCATTGGAGACCCGAGGGAACAAGAATGTCCAACAGGACGACCTGCTCACCTTCGACGAGTTGAAGATGCACTGCGCCAAGGGCGTGAACATGCCGGTCCATGGACACTTCGGTTCACACCAGGGCGGTGACTTCGTGCTGATCCCGCGTGCGGTCAAGGAAACGCTTCGTCGCGGGTAG
- a CDS encoding BlaI/MecI/CopY family transcriptional regulator, producing MPRPARRRSLTPLGETEMEVLQHVWALGHATVADVHARILEERSVAYTTVMTVMKKLAEKGFLQYEPDGPSYVYSAARSPDTVRGELLRDVLEKVFQGSPTALVQSLVEDEQLTADERTAIVELLAELDRQGGQG from the coding sequence ATGCCCCGACCCGCGCGCCGGCGGTCCCTGACTCCCCTCGGCGAGACCGAGATGGAGGTTCTGCAGCACGTCTGGGCGCTGGGCCACGCCACGGTCGCGGACGTGCACGCGCGCATCCTGGAGGAACGGTCCGTGGCCTACACCACGGTCATGACCGTGATGAAGAAGCTCGCCGAGAAGGGCTTCCTTCAATACGAGCCCGACGGTCCCTCCTACGTCTACTCCGCGGCCCGTTCACCCGACACCGTCCGGGGTGAGCTCCTGCGAGACGTGCTGGAGAAGGTCTTCCAGGGCTCCCCCACCGCTCTGGTGCAGTCGCTGGTCGAGGACGAGCAACTCACTGCCGACGAACGAACAGCGATCGTCGAGCTCCTCGCGGAGTTGGATCGACAGGGAGGGCAAGGATGA
- a CDS encoding cyclic nucleotide-binding domain-containing protein produces the protein MSEPRPHRTLRLVWEVLVASTAALLAITLPIRLLSGGDRGLPPIAEVFVTVVFGVDFVLRVRARRSSGAPTGPAWATVDALAALPLAPLLHRPEAGLLRLVKLLRAFPLFGGIGHRLRANPALLRLGGFVLILLVLAHWLACAWMALGGRGPGGLARASYLEALYWTVTTLTTVGYGDVTPATAPQRLYAMSVMLLGVGVYGFVIGNVATLLTRVDMARAQYVATLDRLSGFLRYRRVPLHVQRHIFDYYRYLWEHRMGYDEASLLEDLPPTLRQELSLVLKGDLIEKLSFLEGASKELILDLCMRLRPLVFTPGDTIVRAGEEGRDIYFISGGAVEVLAPDGTRVGTLTDGDFFGELALLRSQPRTATVRALGYCDLYALDRDAFLRTLERYPDFAERIEEIARSRPHLEG, from the coding sequence ATGAGTGAGCCGCGGCCGCACCGCACGCTCCGGCTCGTCTGGGAGGTGCTGGTGGCGTCGACCGCCGCGCTGCTGGCGATCACCCTTCCCATCCGTTTGCTCTCCGGCGGGGACCGCGGCCTGCCTCCGATCGCCGAAGTCTTCGTGACGGTCGTGTTCGGGGTCGACTTCGTTCTGCGGGTCCGCGCACGCCGGAGTTCGGGAGCGCCGACAGGACCTGCATGGGCCACGGTGGACGCGCTGGCCGCCCTTCCTCTGGCGCCGCTCCTCCACCGCCCCGAAGCCGGGCTCCTGCGGCTGGTGAAGCTGCTCCGGGCCTTCCCGCTCTTCGGTGGGATCGGTCACCGGCTGCGCGCCAACCCTGCCCTGCTCCGCCTCGGCGGCTTCGTGCTCATCCTCCTGGTGCTCGCCCACTGGCTCGCGTGCGCCTGGATGGCACTCGGTGGCAGGGGTCCTGGCGGCCTCGCCCGAGCGAGCTATCTCGAAGCCCTCTACTGGACCGTGACCACCCTGACCACGGTCGGGTACGGAGACGTAACGCCGGCGACCGCGCCGCAGCGGCTCTACGCGATGAGCGTGATGCTCCTGGGCGTCGGGGTCTACGGATTCGTGATCGGGAACGTGGCCACGCTGCTCACGCGCGTGGACATGGCTCGCGCCCAATACGTGGCCACGCTCGATCGCCTATCGGGCTTCCTGCGCTACCGGCGCGTCCCTCTGCACGTGCAGCGGCACATCTTCGACTACTACCGGTACCTCTGGGAGCACCGGATGGGGTACGACGAGGCGTCGCTCCTCGAAGATCTGCCCCCCACCCTCCGCCAGGAGCTTTCCCTGGTGCTCAAGGGGGACCTGATCGAGAAGCTCTCGTTTCTCGAGGGAGCCTCCAAGGAGCTCATCCTCGACCTGTGCATGCGCCTGAGACCTCTCGTCTTCACCCCGGGCGACACGATCGTTCGCGCGGGGGAAGAGGGGCGGGACATCTACTTCATCAGCGGTGGTGCGGTCGAGGTGCTCGCGCCCGATGGGACGCGGGTGGGCACCCTCACCGATGGCGACTTCTTCGGCGAGCTCGCGCTACTCCGCTCCCAACCGCGGACGGCGACCGTGCGTGCGCTCGGATACTGCGACCTCTACGCGTTGGACCGGGACGCCTTCCTCCGCACACTGGAGCGCTATCCAGACTTCGCGGAGCGTATCGAAGAGATCGCACGAAGCCGTCCCCACCT
- a CDS encoding DUF222 domain-containing protein: MGFAPASAMVPASIAGPDAPRRSPFDLPNEELDELEALSDEIASLAAQIASATHRQLTLIAEFDRRRGWELSGHVTCAHWLAWRTGIDLGAAREKVRAARALTSLPEIRGAMARGELSFSKVRALTRVADSNSESELLEVALSSTAHQLERVVRGWKRHSRLDERELERLRHQRRTLSVFPDDDGMYVVKGRLDPEVGALLMRALDAASDALFWKGPGLAGYGEAITPEQRRADAVGLLAERALAAGLDQEGGGPEAPVSGTRAERYQVVLHVEAETLDGDSEPEMSELDDGTRVSAATSRRLACDAGVVRVTRDADGRVLDVGRRTRSIPPAIRRALEVRDRGCRFPGCGRRFTDAHHVRHWADGGGTRLSNLILTCRVHHRLLHEGGYGVELKPDGGATFFDPTGRLLPDAPPLKRATQVEAEQVKRRLRIGPG, from the coding sequence ATGGGTTTCGCTCCCGCCTCTGCTATGGTTCCCGCGTCCATCGCAGGACCCGACGCCCCTCGCCGCTCTCCGTTCGACCTTCCGAACGAAGAACTCGACGAACTGGAAGCGCTGAGTGACGAGATTGCCTCGCTTGCGGCCCAGATCGCCTCCGCCACCCACCGACAACTGACCTTGATCGCGGAGTTCGATCGCCGGCGCGGGTGGGAGCTGTCTGGTCATGTCACGTGCGCGCACTGGTTGGCGTGGCGCACGGGAATCGACCTGGGCGCGGCGCGGGAGAAGGTGCGTGCGGCCCGGGCACTCACGTCGCTTCCGGAGATCCGCGGCGCCATGGCGCGCGGCGAGCTCTCATTCTCCAAGGTACGGGCCCTCACGCGAGTGGCCGATTCGAACAGCGAGTCCGAACTGCTGGAGGTGGCTCTCAGTTCCACAGCTCATCAGTTGGAGCGCGTCGTGCGTGGATGGAAGCGTCACAGCCGGCTGGACGAGCGGGAGCTTGAGCGCCTGAGGCACCAGAGACGGACACTGTCGGTCTTCCCGGACGACGATGGGATGTATGTGGTGAAAGGACGACTGGACCCGGAAGTGGGTGCCCTGCTGATGCGGGCGCTGGATGCAGCCAGCGATGCCCTGTTCTGGAAGGGGCCGGGTCTGGCCGGGTACGGCGAAGCGATCACACCCGAGCAGCGGCGGGCAGACGCCGTCGGGCTGCTGGCCGAGCGGGCGCTCGCGGCGGGGCTCGACCAGGAGGGCGGTGGACCGGAGGCGCCGGTGAGCGGTACGCGGGCGGAGCGGTACCAGGTAGTGCTGCATGTGGAGGCCGAGACGCTCGACGGCGACTCCGAGCCCGAGATGTCAGAGCTGGATGACGGGACTCGCGTTTCCGCGGCAACGTCACGGCGGCTGGCCTGCGATGCGGGGGTTGTGCGTGTCACGAGAGACGCGGACGGGCGAGTGCTCGACGTCGGACGAAGGACGCGCTCGATTCCGCCGGCGATCCGTAGGGCGTTGGAGGTAAGAGACCGAGGCTGCCGATTCCCGGGCTGTGGCCGGCGGTTCACCGATGCTCACCACGTGCGGCATTGGGCGGACGGAGGCGGCACGCGCCTCTCCAACCTGATCCTGACCTGCCGTGTGCATCACCGACTGCTGCACGAGGGGGGCTATGGGGTCGAGCTGAAGCCGGACGGTGGGGCGACCTTCTTCGATCCGACCGGACGGCTGCTACCCGACGCGCCGCCGCTCAAACGAGCGACGCAGGTGGAGGCTGAACAGGTGAAGAGGCGACTTCGGATCGGGCCTGGTTGA